Below is a genomic region from Pan troglodytes isolate AG18354 chromosome X, NHGRI_mPanTro3-v2.0_pri, whole genome shotgun sequence.
TTATGAGAGTTGGATCTGTAGCACTTCTCAAATTGGCCTCTATGTTCCTCCAACCTAACAGTGCCCTCTTCTGGCTTCATGATTCACATTCAGCTGGTTCACTgatgttgaaaaaaaaagatgatggaaAAAAAACCTGTTTTGAAACCTGGAATAATAAAGGCTTTAGATCtcctttttaatataatgaaaacaaacaaaattccagTTGCAAGTATAATGGTGGTTTCCAGCAGCTGGAAGGAGGGTAAAATGGAGAGTTGTTTGATAGGTATGGAAAAGTTCTCGAgattggttgtacaacaatgaGAATATACTTTACcttattgaactgtacacttaaaaaatgttaagatgGTAAAGTTTATGTTATGTATGCTTTACCACAAagcatataaacaaataaataaataaatctaattgTGGTATAAATAGTCAATGTTGATAGAAGCAACTCTATGTTGGGACTGTTTTCACCTCAAGTCAAATGTTTACCGTAAATTAAACCTAGCTGGAGttgataaaatttttaattccTGTTACTTTACTAACGAGGCACATATTTCTCTTAATTTGCTAAAACTATAGCTATAGAACGACTTAACTGCAACTCTTAATGTCTTTAGTCTTGAAGATTTAGAGACCTATGTTAAAAGACTGTGAAATTGTTACTTCATTTacttgaataaataataaaatattcttcagtttctaaaaataaagactCCAAAGTTTGACTTGTATATCTGAGTGGAAGGCATAACATTTCActgagatgaaagaaaaaaaaactaggaaaggAGCAAATTTGGTGGATTAAGGATAGACcaatggttctcaactggggacaACTGTGTACCCGAGGCGACATCTGGCAATGTTTGGAAATCTTTTTGGTTATCACAACTCGAGGAGTAGGGAGTAGTACTGGCATATAGTTGGTAGAGGCTTAGCTTAGGACATTGCTAAACGGTAAACTCTACAAAGATTGATTTGGCCTCAAATGTCAATAGCACCAAGATTGAGAAACTCTGGGTTAGAATCTTCTTCGCTGACTTTGACCACTCTTTCTCAGCCTTTGCAGCAgacttcttttcttctatctGTCTCTAATTACTCAATATTCTGTTTTTAGCtcaattatcttttctttagattttctCTTGGGGATATAATCCATTCCCTTGTCTTTAACTATCACCTCTATGTTGCTGTCTCCCACATCAGTATGTCTAGTTCCAACTACTCTTCTAGCTCTAAAATACTGCCTCTCTCAATGCCTCCCTCACATCTTTTCATTAAGCTACAGCTACATCTGACTTTtctgtctttattagtagcatttGGCACAAAACCACGGGGTCAtttatttcccaaatatttactgagtacctaatTTGTGTAAAGGGCTATGCTGGTTACTTGGAGGAAGGTAGAAGGGTGGAGATAAGAGATAGTTATAGTAGtaaatgctttacatgtattatcccTGGTTATGGAAACACCTTTGCAAGGAAAAAATTATGGCCTGGAAACCAAAGTTCCAAGAATTTAAATAATTACTCAAAGAGCTCAGAGCTTGTAAACAGCAGAGTTTAACAGGAACTTCTACTTTGGCATTAAGGACTAAGctctctccatttaaaaaaacaaaaaaacaaacaaaaagcactgAGAACAAAGCTGAAGAAGTGTGATCTAGTTTGTCCATAGCTAAAGGGAGATGGATGTGTAGGCTATTTTAATAATGAAGGTCTAAGAAGTTCCAGAAGCCTTTTCTTCTGAGACACGTGGTACTTTCTTCTGGTTACCATAAATCATAGAATATAACATATCATCACTGGTAAGATGGGTCATTATTTTCCATacctacaagaaagaaaaaaaaagctgccaaCTAAAGTATAGTGTACCATCAATTGTTAGGTCGCAGAGATTTCCTAGATATTCAAATTTGGGGAAAAACATAATAAGCcttcaaaaattacaaatttgcttaaaaataaagaaaaaatgatcttAGATTCTATGACATACGGTGAATTCATTTTCCACATTCAATTTCCATGGTTAGTGCTAGTGTGCTATTCTGCACTCTAGTCAACTTACATGTTTgcatattgctttttaaatgtttgtagctAGTTTCACAGCTCTGTGATGTGCATCTGCAGCTGGCTTGTAAAGCTCTTCAATAATTTATTTGGTTACCGCCCACCCCCGCGTCCCTCCCACACATATAAGCCATTCAGAGTTTACCACTTAAAGGTaaacttgaatttcttctcatctTAAAATtgcataaattatattaaattctcaataaatttatttacatttagtgGGGGTGGGGCGCGATGGAAAAACACTATATTAAATAACGACATCGGTTTTTAACACCCATCCTAATAGAAACATTAAAATAGAATGGGGTagggaggaggggtggaggcGGAGAAGGGATGTACGTCTCAGGATACAGGAAATACGGTAAGAGCGAAACAGGAGGAAGCCAGCTCTGTGCCTGGAGGGGACTCGCCGCCATCTCAGGTCTCTTGGCTTTGCCAGGGCCCACCGGAGAAAACTGACGACCCGTTTCTGTAATCCTTATGGGAGACCAACCTTGTGCCTCCGGGAGATCCACTCTCCCACCTGGAAACGCACGGGAAGCCAAGCCTCCAAAAAAGCGCTGCCTCCTCGCTCCGCGTTGGGATTATCCGGAAGGAACTCCCAACGGAGGTAGTACCACTCTACCCTCCGCACCTCCTCCTGCATCAGCCGGCCTGAAGTCGCACCCTCCTCCTCCGGAGAagtagagaaataaatttctcccaCCCTAAACCAGGTCAGATTCTTTCTCATCTAGGACATCTAGGCTCTTTGAAACTTATTTATGCATTCTCACAAATTTCCTTCCCCTTTTCCCTGTTCTTTCCatgatttcaaaatagaaaaaataacatgCAGGGATTAAGCAGCTCTTTCACAAAATATGCTTGAATGAAATGATGGATATTTAACgacattaaataattatttgtaatattttagatGAAATAATTGTAGttatattttctaagaaatagaCTTGAATCTTTTGATTTGCTTGAAAGTAAGTCATTGGTGCCAAGGTGGAGGGAAAGTGTAATAAAAATGCTCATGAGTTGATAATTTAAAGCTGGGTGATGTATATGTAGGgatttattatattattctctctacttttgcgtgcattggaaaatttttttattaaaaaaaaaggctggtTCAAGGCCAATAAAAAGCATCTGTTGAAGGCCAGCCTTCAGAAGTGTATGTCTTTCTCTGTGTAAGGCAGgagagttgaatttttttttttaaagctacaatGTGATAGTCAAATCCAAGTGCCATAATGTTTGCTTGTTCAAGGTATTCAGGAAGGGTGGAGGATGGACCAAGTCACAGCCTGGTAGTAATCATGAGCCATCAAAAAGGAGGAGTAGGGGggcggacgcggtggctcacgcctattatcctagcactttgggatgccgaggtgagcagatcaggtcaggaattcgagaccagcctggccaacacggtgaaaccccgtctctactaaagttacaaaaattagccaggcgtgatggtggacgcctgtaatctcagcaactcgggaggctaaggcaggacaatcatttgaacctggaaggcagaggttgcagtgagccgagatcgcgccattgctctccagcctgggcgacaatagcaaaaaactacgtctcaaaaaaaaggaaggaggaactTTGGGTGGGCCTTAAAGGTTGAGTGACATCTGCCATGTGGAGGGGCAGGGAATGCTTTTCAGGCCGAGGGTTTCCAGAGAAAAGGCAGAATTCTTCTGGAAACAGCTTGGCTATAATTTTGAATCTACAAGAAGGACTAGGAGGTGAAGATAAAGTGCTTCAGGGCCTTAAATGTTATGCTGAGCATATACTTCATTCCAATATCCATCAAGTGCTACTATTTGTATTTTAAGATTCCTATTCTTACTATCAGAAAAGGAATCTCTGATATTTAGATGAACTTTATAGAATGCAAATTATAAAACTGAATCTGACCCAAGTTTTATAGATCCTTTTAATTCAAAGGAGAGAAGCATCTTTTCTTCATTCGTGCAGTAAACCTTTATGAAGCCCTTGCAATGGGTAGGAATTATTCTGAGAGCTGTAGGGGATGGATGGCCAAGGCATAGTGCCTAGTACATAATAGGAGTGAAACagatatttcaataaataaatcaatgaatgatgGGACAACATTGGTGACCAAAGAAGTTTTAGACATTGGGTTTGGTGgtaatgcacagaaaaaaaaatagaaatctattTTACTTGAAAGCATCTCCCTGTCATTCCATACAGCTTTACTTCTCACATGTTTACCTCTATTCAAAGGGGTAGTGGAGTGGAAGGTTGCAGGGAGTAGGGAGAAAATTGCTCAGATAGAAAACAAAAGAGcagtcgggcgcagtggctcacgcctgtaatcccagcactttgtgacgctgaggtgggcagatcacctaaggtcaggagttcgagaccagcctggccaatatggcgaaaccccatctctactaaaagtaaaaaaaaaaaaaaaaaaaaaatagccggtcATGGTGttatatgcctataatcccagctactcgggacgctgagttaggagaatcgcttgaatccaggaggcagagattgcagtgagccgagatcatgccactgcactccagcctgggcgacagagcgggactcggtgtaaaaaataaataaataaataatttttaaaaataaaaaggaaaaagaaaagaaaacaaaagaacaaaacaataaGTGCGGTAGCTACATAATTTCCCCTCCAAGTGATTCAAATCACTGATAATTGTAATAATAGCCAATATTTACTAAAGATTTATGTGCCAATTTTCTAAAGGGCTTTGcatgttataatttatttaatcacaaCTCTACTAGAGAAGTTTGTATAGGCCAAGGGAAGTTGTATGACTTGCCACAAGTTACACAGCAAGAGGTGGCTGAGCTGAGCTTTGAACCCAGAACACCTGATTCCAGAGTTTATGCTCTAAACTTCTATATAAtacatcccttctaatactatgtATACAACTGTTTTATAGGAATAAATCATCGAAATAGAGGTATGGGAAGGATAATGATTTGAGGAGACCAAGGGACAAAGAGatggacaaaaacagaaaaaatgatgccacaatattttttactatttttcagtCTTTGAGCGATTGCAGTATGACTCCATTTCCCTGGTGCATTCATATAATAGTTCACCTGGTGAAAACAATGAAGATTATTTACAATGCTACCCTGCTTTTTCTGGTATCCTGAACCTGGAAGTTGTGCTTTTTAAGGTAATCTCTTTACCAAAAATTattaagaggaggaagagaaaaaaaagagttggttTTGACACATTAAAAAGTAGccaaacaaaactcaaaaagaTAGCAGCAAATGATAAAATTGAAACTATATTCTACATTATATGAAAACATATTCATAATAATAGTGTAATCTGAAGAAATGTTTTGTTAGATTCACTTGTACTTATAGTTTCTATTATTACTGTGAAATATATCATCTTTTTAActacattttctaattgtttctaGTAAATGGGAACATGAttgatatttttgtatatttattttatatgctgGAGCCTTCTTAAATTCTGTTTATTCTAATAATGTATAGATTTTCTTGGATTATCtgttaattaattatattttgaataatgACAGTTTCTTTACAATATTTCTTTACCTTGTATTACTGTGCTAGCTAGGATCTTCAGTACAAAGAGGAACAACAGCATTGGTAGAGGATTTCCTTATTTTGTTCCTAAATTCTACAAAAGTTTCACCTTTTTTAGTAGATTGTCTTTCTCAAGTTAAGGAACTTTCTTAatgttcctagtttgctgagaggttttattacaaatattatgAAGTTTTTTCCCGTCTATATGTACTGCCACTTTCATATCCTTTCTTCACCATTAATATCACAGTGTGACCATGTGATAAATTACAATAATCAATTTTCTAATGTATTTCTTGCTTTTGCTTTCATCGAGCCTCGTCATTGGATATTTGGTTcctattttaatcattttgacttttatttttatattgaactttcttctactttccttttgttgttctttttctaatttattgagttGAATCTTTAGCATCTTAATTTTCAATGttcttctgtaaaataagaatttagaactataaattttcttctaccactttagaaatatttcacagacttttatatatagtatttttatcattcaatatttattatttttaaatttctcttatgatttttttgacccatggtttgttttttttcaatttctaatCATATgggattccttttttaaaaaattatattatgaaaTCATTATTCCCATTCTAGTTtaactttatcttatttttctttttaaattttttttttacatctataGACTTTATTAGATGTTCTTTATACAGTCATCTGGTATGTATAAAGAGTGAACAatcatataaaaggaaatatggTCATAACTGATTGAATTAATAAAATCCTGAAACTAAATAACTCATAATTCATTGCACAACATATATTAGATTTCATTAGATCAGTATATAGCTTAGTAGTAAATTCTCCTGATGGCCATAAACCTCTAAGGTGTTGTCATCCTGAAAaatgaaggaggggagggagttgGTGGGGTGCAGAATGGAGAAACCTTCCATAGTGCTGGTGTGATGTACCCTAAGTTGTAAAGTTATAGGGCATCGCCACCTAGTGGCAGAATTTCATGCCTTGTTCTAATTAAGGGACTTTCCTTGTTTTCCAAAGAGCAATGTGTCTTGTTCACTTTCTAACCATCCCTCTCTGATGCTGTCCTTCCTAAAATCCATGCCTCCTCCCCTACAGTGTAAACCCATCTGCTTTTCATCCGTCAAGCTGTCAAGGATTTGGTTATGACAATTTTTATGTTCACCTAACTTTTTAGTTCCAAGTACTTCGGTTATTTTCAAAGCTACACACAGGATGCCCATATTTTTATAACTCCATCTTATTTGTGAAGGATTATTACTTTGTGCTTTGGCCTAGTTTTTATTCTTACTGCTCAATCTTTTCATAAGTTAAAGTTATTGCAGAGTTAATGCTTTAAAAGGCAGTCCTTAGAGTAAATAGCTAAATGAAATCATTACCAAAATGTACACTTTGGATTTATTAAGATTCTAgaatttaaaaacaggaaaaggtGCCATTAGTGAAAATTCCATCACTAACATTTTGGTACCACTCGTAGAGCATCACATAAATATTCAGACCGTGATAACTCAGTGCAGGAATGTTATTAAGTATGTCCATGCAATCTGGAACTAGGACCAGAGTTGGCAATTGGGGGTCTGAAGGCCCAACATCCCTTACGCTGCTTCCTACACCTTGACAACAGGAAGGCTGAGTGATACTAGGTAGTGCACTACAACAGTGAACATAAGCCAGCCATCTGTTTTTTGCAAAGTatagtaaaatagaaaaacagaacatAGACCACTTCAGAGCAAACAAACATATCCTTCTTCAAGATGTAGGAAAACCATATATTCAAAACCAATCTCAAACTTTAAACAATAAAAGATATCAAACATTTTAAACTGTACAAAGCAAATTAGCAAGATTTTAATGTTGGCAGTTTTAAAATATCACCCATCCAAAACACAAAACAGGGAGATAACCAAGTCTTAGCTCCATCCTAATCAAAGCTGTCATGCAGATCCAGTTCCACTCTTCTCATCTCCAGCAGGTACTTCACTCAAGGAGGTAACACCCAAGGGGAGTAGATGGACCAAAAACAAGAGTGCCACATAGAAGGAAGAGAGGGGACCTTGGACTTTAGCTACTAGTTAGCTATTCAACTTTGATGATATTCAGTGTTTTCCCAAGTTATTTTTTCTCGCTTCTCATCACATAATTTACATTATGCATACTATGTGCCAGAGACAGTTAGTGTTTGACATGTAGTCAGTTAATTTTCACAACTGTGTAAAGTTGGTTTCTATCATTAGCTCTATCTTAGGGCCAAAGAAACTGAAGCACGGAGAGGTTAAATTGTATTCCTAAAGCACTACACAGTGAGCAAATAGATTCAGACCTGTGCAGTCTAACCCAGAATTAGCTCTGAATCACTCTACCATTCTGTCTACAGGACAACAAGCCTGTGTGTTTCAGGCACTTTCATGGTGATTTTTCACACAGGACAGCTTTTGATAATAGAAAGGCCCTCTCTTTCAAATGAAAGGACTTCACTGATGGATTAACAAATTCTCACCTTTTCACCTATGTGAGCCAAATACTAGATCTACTTTCTTAGTCTGCATAACAAGCAGGACGATAaccataatttataatgaacacaAAACATTGATATAGTGTTCAAAGAACTTTTGCACACTTGGTCTCGTTTGGAAAAATGAAGTAATCTGGAAACATAGAATAGGCATACACTGTGACTTTAGGAAGAACTCTCACAAAATCAGAGGTTGCCCTATGTAATATCACACTTTTTACCTTGAGCAGGTGGATAGCCTGGGAGTTCTTGTTATACCTCAATCTTGGTCCATTCTATTTGTTCCCCTGTCCTTCAGCAGTGCCCTTAGGCTTGCTTTAAACATTAACAGCATTCATAAGCATGGTTTCTAGGGTCAGAGCCCagcctccctccacccacccGGCTCCCTACACACCTTGACAGTGCTCTTTGAGATGCCTCAGTTCTAGTCTCCTTGTAATTGTGCACAGTAGATGTCTGAACAAATAGACCAGAGTCCTGCAAAAGTGATCTtgaaatcacaattaaaagagacTTTGGAGAGATCTACTCAGGAAAATTTTCTGAATAGACAAATGCTTTTAAAGGGGGTTCTAGACAGTCCgtcttctctgcctccttctgcGAAGTAGGGCTACACTAAAACCTTGTCACAATGTGACCTGAGCAAAACCATTATCAAGTGATTTAGTTGTCTTGAACCAGACAAAAGAAAATTGACATGATTTCAAGATAGGTTTAGAAAAATAATCtgactagcaaaaaaaaaaaaaaaaaaatggggggtgGTTCCTAGGGAATTTGAGACTTGATATTTTAGCAAAAATTTAAAGATGCTCTTTATGATACACACATTTCTCATTGctttacaaattttaaatgtaacaCAAATTTGTTTTTCACACTGTTTTGTTAGTTGAGGTAAGGCATTCCTGCCACACACAGCAATGACTCATCCTGGAAAACCAGGGAGGCTGCATATCCTACTGTTCCTTCTCTACTAGCTGTGGCTCCACACTCTCACCTCCACCAAAGAAAGCATTTCAGAATTTAGGGGTGGAAATGATGACAACATTGaatacttctatttttttcttttttttgagacagagccactgtcgctcaggctgaagtgcagtggcgctatctaggcccactgcagcctccgccccccggggtcaagcaattctcctgccgcagcctcccaaacagctgggaccactggtgcccgccaccatgcccggccaattttccGCATccctagtagagacggggtttcaccatgttggtcaggctggtctcgaattcctgacctcaggagatctgcccgcctcggcctcccaaagcgctgggaccacaggcgtgagccaccgcgctcggccaatgattctaatttatatttttaaaaattaccttataATCTTAAAACTTTTAACTGATTAGTATCCAACCCTTAAACTTTATAACAATCATTTCCAAAGTGGAAAAGTCACTGGGATATGGGGAAAAGTATGATTTGTCTTTGTACTTCTATTTTTCTAATGTCTACTTTTCGTTTTCTAGTCTACATGTTAGCACAGGAGTATATGTATTACTTAAGTATACCTATGTTGGAGTGCatacagaatttcttttta
It encodes:
- the NBDY gene encoding negative regulator of P-body association — its product is MGDQPCASGRSTLPPGNAREAKPPKKRCLLAPRWDYPEGTPNGGSTTLPSAPPPASAGLKSHPPPPEK